In the Streptomyces fradiae ATCC 10745 = DSM 40063 genome, one interval contains:
- a CDS encoding multifunctional oxoglutarate decarboxylase/oxoglutarate dehydrogenase thiamine pyrophosphate-binding subunit/dihydrolipoyllysine-residue succinyltransferase subunit, producing the protein MSSQSPSNSSISTDQDGRGQSPAAAFGANEWLVDEIYQQYLQDPNSVDRAWWDFFADYKPGASGSADKPAGEAAGAAGSVTRPAQPAEAPTAQAPAAQAAQAQPAQPAAPAGQVPAPAAPQPAAPAQAQAPAPAQAAPAAPAEPAERPAPAKAAPAKPAAAKPAAKAAPAAEGAAGPAFVTLRGPAGAVAKNMDASLDMPTATSVRAVPVKLLFDNRIVINNHLKRARGGKISFTHIIGYAMVQAIKAMPSMNWSYQVKDGKPTLVKPEHVNLGLAIDLVKPNGDRQLVVAAIKKAETLGFFEFWQAYEDIVRRARANKLTMDDFTGVTVSLTNPGGLGTVHSVPRLMPGQSVIMGVGSMDYPAEFQGTSQDTLNKLGVSKVMTLTSTYDHRVIQGAASGEFLRIVANLLLGEDGFYDDVFKSLRIPYEPVRWLRDIDASHDDDVTKAARVFELIHSYRVRGHVMADTDPLEYRQRKHPDLDITEHGLTLWDLEREFAVGGFGGKSMMKLRDILGVLRDSYCRTTGIEFMHIQDPKQRKWIQDRVERPHSKPEREEQLRILRRLNAAEAFETFLQTKYVGQKRFSLEGGESVIPLLDAVIDSAAESRLDEVVIGMAHRGRLNVLANIVGKSYAQIFREFEGNLDPKSMHGSGDVKYHLGAEGTFTGLDGEQIKVSLVANPSHLEAVDPVLEGVVRAKQDIIGKAGTDFTVLPVALHGDAAFAGQGVVAETLNMSQLRGYRTGGTVHIVINNQVGFTAAPESSRSSMYATDVARMIEAPIFHVNGDDPEACVRVARLAFEFRQTFNKDVVIDLICYRRRGHNEGDNPQFTNPQMYTLIDQKRSVRKLYTESLIGRGDITLEEAEQALQDFQGQLEKVFTEVREATAQPSPAAGVDPQAGFPADGVSTAVSQEVVKRVAESQVNIPDHITVHPRLLPQLQRRAQSIYDGTIDWGMGETLAIGSLLMEGVPVRLAGQDSRRGTFGQRHAVLVDQVTGEDYTPMLYLAEDQARYNVYDSLLSEYAAMGFEYGYSLARPDALVMWEAQFGDFVNGAQTVVDEFISSAEQKWGQTSGVTLLLPHGYEGQGPDHSSARPERFLQMCAQNNMTVAMPTLPSNYFHLLRWQVHNPHHKPLVVFTPKSMLRLKAAASKLDEFTTGSFRPVIGDEKADPAAVRKVVFCSGKVYYDLEAERQKRGVTDTAIIRLERLYPLPGAELQAEIAKYAGAEKYIWAQEEPANQGAWPFIALNLIDHLDLAVGADIPQGERLRRISRPHSSSPAVGSAKRHQAEQMQLVNEVFDA; encoded by the coding sequence GTGTCGTCTCAGTCCCCCAGTAACTCGAGCATCTCGACCGACCAAGACGGCCGGGGCCAGAGCCCTGCGGCCGCCTTCGGTGCCAATGAGTGGCTCGTCGACGAGATCTACCAGCAGTACCTCCAGGACCCGAATTCGGTCGACCGCGCCTGGTGGGACTTCTTCGCCGACTACAAGCCGGGCGCGTCCGGCTCGGCGGACAAGCCCGCAGGCGAGGCCGCCGGGGCCGCGGGCTCCGTGACGCGGCCGGCCCAGCCGGCGGAGGCGCCCACCGCACAGGCCCCCGCCGCGCAGGCCGCCCAGGCCCAGCCCGCCCAGCCGGCGGCACCCGCCGGCCAGGTCCCCGCCCCGGCCGCGCCGCAGCCGGCCGCACCCGCGCAGGCCCAGGCCCCCGCCCCGGCGCAGGCCGCCCCCGCGGCGCCCGCCGAGCCGGCGGAGCGGCCCGCGCCCGCCAAGGCCGCGCCCGCCAAGCCCGCCGCCGCCAAGCCCGCCGCCAAGGCGGCCCCCGCGGCCGAGGGCGCCGCGGGCCCGGCGTTCGTGACGCTGCGCGGCCCGGCCGGCGCCGTCGCGAAGAACATGGACGCCTCGCTGGACATGCCGACGGCCACCTCGGTCCGCGCCGTCCCGGTGAAGCTGCTGTTCGACAACCGCATCGTCATCAACAACCACCTGAAGCGGGCCCGCGGCGGGAAGATCTCCTTCACGCACATCATCGGCTACGCGATGGTGCAGGCGATCAAGGCGATGCCCTCCATGAACTGGTCGTACCAGGTCAAGGACGGCAAGCCGACCCTGGTCAAGCCGGAGCACGTCAACCTCGGCCTCGCCATCGACCTGGTGAAGCCGAACGGCGACCGCCAGCTCGTCGTCGCGGCCATCAAGAAGGCCGAGACGCTGGGCTTCTTCGAGTTCTGGCAGGCGTACGAGGACATCGTCCGCCGCGCCCGCGCGAACAAGCTCACCATGGACGACTTCACCGGCGTGACGGTCTCCCTGACCAACCCCGGCGGCCTCGGCACGGTCCACTCCGTGCCGCGCCTGATGCCCGGCCAGTCGGTGATCATGGGCGTCGGCTCGATGGACTACCCGGCCGAGTTCCAGGGCACGTCCCAGGACACCCTGAACAAGCTGGGCGTCTCCAAGGTGATGACCCTCACCTCGACGTACGACCACCGGGTCATCCAGGGCGCCGCGTCCGGCGAGTTCCTGCGGATCGTCGCCAACCTCCTCCTCGGCGAGGACGGCTTCTACGACGACGTCTTCAAGTCGCTGCGCATCCCCTACGAGCCGGTCCGCTGGCTGCGGGACATCGACGCGTCGCACGACGACGACGTCACCAAGGCCGCGCGCGTCTTCGAGCTGATCCACTCCTACCGGGTCCGCGGCCACGTCATGGCCGACACCGACCCGCTGGAGTACCGCCAGCGCAAGCACCCCGACCTGGACATCACCGAGCACGGCCTCACCCTGTGGGACCTGGAGCGGGAGTTCGCGGTCGGCGGCTTCGGCGGCAAGTCGATGATGAAGCTGCGCGACATCCTCGGCGTCCTGCGCGACTCGTACTGCCGCACCACCGGCATCGAGTTCATGCACATCCAGGACCCGAAGCAGCGCAAGTGGATCCAGGACCGCGTCGAGCGCCCGCACTCCAAGCCGGAGCGCGAGGAGCAGCTGCGCATCCTGCGCCGGCTGAACGCGGCGGAGGCGTTCGAGACCTTCCTCCAGACCAAGTACGTCGGGCAGAAGCGGTTCAGCCTGGAGGGCGGCGAGTCCGTCATCCCGCTGCTGGACGCCGTGATCGACTCGGCGGCCGAGTCGCGCCTCGACGAGGTCGTCATCGGCATGGCCCACCGCGGCCGGCTGAACGTCCTCGCGAACATCGTCGGCAAGTCGTACGCGCAGATCTTCCGCGAGTTCGAGGGCAATCTCGACCCGAAGTCGATGCACGGCTCCGGCGACGTCAAGTACCACCTGGGCGCCGAGGGGACCTTCACCGGCCTCGACGGCGAGCAGATCAAGGTCAGCCTGGTCGCCAACCCGTCCCACCTGGAGGCCGTCGACCCGGTCCTGGAGGGCGTCGTCCGCGCCAAGCAGGACATCATCGGCAAGGCCGGCACGGACTTCACCGTCCTGCCCGTCGCCCTCCACGGCGACGCGGCCTTCGCCGGCCAGGGCGTCGTCGCCGAGACGCTGAACATGTCGCAGCTGCGCGGCTACCGCACCGGCGGCACGGTCCACATCGTCATCAACAACCAGGTCGGCTTCACCGCCGCCCCGGAGTCCTCGCGCTCCTCGATGTACGCCACCGACGTGGCCCGCATGATCGAGGCGCCGATCTTCCACGTGAACGGCGACGACCCGGAGGCGTGCGTCCGCGTGGCGCGGCTCGCCTTCGAGTTCCGCCAGACGTTCAACAAGGACGTCGTGATCGACCTCATCTGCTACCGCCGCCGCGGGCACAACGAGGGCGACAACCCGCAGTTCACGAACCCGCAGATGTACACGCTGATCGACCAGAAGCGCTCGGTGCGCAAGCTCTACACCGAGTCGCTGATCGGCCGCGGCGACATCACCCTGGAGGAGGCGGAGCAGGCGCTCCAGGACTTCCAGGGCCAGCTGGAGAAGGTCTTCACCGAGGTCCGCGAGGCCACGGCGCAGCCCAGCCCGGCGGCCGGGGTCGACCCGCAGGCCGGCTTCCCGGCGGACGGCGTGAGCACGGCCGTGTCGCAGGAGGTCGTCAAGCGGGTCGCGGAGTCGCAGGTCAACATCCCCGACCACATCACGGTCCACCCGCGGCTGCTGCCGCAGCTCCAGCGCCGCGCGCAGTCGATCTACGACGGCACGATCGACTGGGGCATGGGCGAGACCCTCGCCATCGGCTCGCTGCTGATGGAGGGCGTCCCGGTCCGCCTGGCCGGCCAGGACTCCCGCCGCGGCACCTTCGGCCAGCGCCACGCGGTCCTGGTGGACCAGGTGACCGGCGAGGACTACACGCCGATGCTGTACCTCGCCGAGGACCAGGCCCGGTACAACGTCTACGACTCGCTGCTCAGCGAGTACGCGGCGATGGGCTTCGAGTACGGCTACTCGCTGGCCCGCCCGGACGCGCTGGTCATGTGGGAGGCGCAGTTCGGCGACTTCGTCAACGGCGCGCAGACCGTCGTGGACGAGTTCATCTCCTCCGCCGAGCAGAAGTGGGGCCAGACCTCCGGCGTCACGCTGCTGCTGCCGCACGGCTACGAGGGCCAGGGCCCGGACCACTCGTCCGCCCGCCCGGAGCGCTTCCTCCAGATGTGCGCGCAGAACAACATGACGGTCGCCATGCCGACGCTGCCGTCGAACTACTTCCACCTCCTGCGGTGGCAGGTGCACAACCCGCACCACAAGCCGCTGGTCGTCTTCACGCCGAAGTCGATGCTGCGCCTGAAGGCCGCCGCGTCGAAGCTGGACGAGTTCACCACCGGCTCGTTCCGCCCGGTGATCGGCGACGAGAAGGCCGATCCGGCCGCCGTCCGGAAGGTCGTCTTCTGCTCCGGCAAGGTCTACTACGACCTGGAGGCCGAGCGGCAGAAGCGCGGTGTCACGGACACGGCGATCATCCGGCTGGAGCGGCTGTACCCGCTGCCGGGCGCCGAGCTCCAGGCCGAGATCGCCAAGTACGCGGGCGCCGAGAAGTACATCTGGGCGCAGGAGGAGCCGGCGAACCAGGGTGCGTGGCCGTTCATCGCGCTCAACCTGATCGACCACCTGGACCTGGCGGTCGGCGCCGACATCCCGCAGGGCGAGCGCCTGCGCCGCATCTCGCGGCCGCACAGCTCGTCGCCGGCGGTCGGCTCGGCCAAGCGGCACCAGGCGGAGCAGATGCAGCTCGTGAACGAGGTCTTCGACGCCTGA
- a CDS encoding response regulator transcription factor has product MEHAHTSHTGNAVAQGTQRRVLVVEDDATIVEAISARLRAEGFLVQTASDGPAAVDAAEAWQPDLMVLDVMLPGFDGLEVCRRVQAQRPVPVLMLTARDDETDMLVGLGVGADDYMTKPFSMRELVARVHVLLRRVERAALAAVTPRSGILRLGELEIDHAQRRVRVRNDDVHLTPTEFDLLVCLANTPRAVLSREQLLAEVWDWADASGTRTVDSHIKALRRKIGAERIRTVHGVGYALETPAP; this is encoded by the coding sequence ATGGAGCACGCACACACCAGCCACACCGGCAACGCGGTCGCGCAGGGTACCCAGCGCCGGGTCCTCGTCGTCGAGGACGACGCGACCATCGTGGAGGCGATCTCCGCGCGGCTGCGCGCCGAGGGCTTCCTCGTGCAGACCGCTTCGGACGGGCCGGCCGCGGTCGACGCGGCGGAGGCGTGGCAGCCGGACCTGATGGTCCTCGACGTCATGCTGCCCGGCTTCGACGGCCTGGAGGTCTGCCGGCGGGTCCAGGCGCAGCGGCCGGTGCCGGTGCTGATGCTGACCGCGCGGGACGACGAGACGGACATGCTGGTCGGCCTCGGCGTCGGCGCCGACGACTACATGACGAAGCCGTTCTCGATGCGCGAGCTGGTGGCGCGCGTCCACGTGCTGCTGCGCCGCGTCGAGCGCGCCGCGCTGGCGGCGGTCACCCCCCGCAGCGGCATCCTGCGCCTCGGGGAACTGGAGATCGACCACGCCCAGCGCCGCGTCCGCGTCCGGAACGACGACGTGCACCTGACGCCGACCGAGTTCGACCTGCTGGTCTGCCTGGCCAACACGCCCCGCGCGGTCCTCTCCCGCGAGCAGCTCCTCGCCGAGGTGTGGGACTGGGCGGACGCCTCCGGCACGCGGACCGTGGACAGCCACATCAAGGCGCTGCGCCGGAAGATCGGCGCCGAGCGCATCCGCACCGTGCACGGCGTGGGGTACGCGCTGGAGACCCCGGCGCCGTGA
- a CDS encoding HAMP domain-containing sensor histidine kinase yields the protein MSIKTKLGTLVVVSVFITTGLLLVALRTATELRFITVFSVIATLLLTQFVAHGLTAPLDEMNKVAKGISHGDYTRRVRGADRRDELGDLASTINRMADDLEAVDRHRKELVANVSHELRTPIAALRAVLENVVDGVSAADPETMRTALAQTERLGRLVETLLDLSRLDNGVVPLRSRRFEVWPYLSGVIKEASLAASQRAVGSGARAHARTDVHLHLDVSPSDLTAHADVERLHQVVANLVDNAVKHSPPHGRVTVRARRGPSPESLRLEVEDEGPGIPESERHKVFERFNRGSVPSPHGPGSDGGTGLGLAIARWCVDLHGGRIGVAESVRGCRILVTLPGTPQQRG from the coding sequence ATCTCGATCAAGACGAAGCTCGGCACCCTCGTGGTCGTCTCCGTCTTCATCACCACCGGCCTGCTCCTGGTGGCGCTGCGCACCGCGACGGAGCTGCGCTTCATCACGGTCTTCTCGGTGATCGCGACCCTGCTGCTCACCCAGTTCGTCGCGCACGGCCTCACCGCCCCGCTCGACGAGATGAACAAGGTCGCCAAGGGCATCTCGCACGGCGACTACACCCGCCGCGTGCGCGGCGCCGACCGCCGCGACGAGCTGGGCGACCTCGCCTCCACCATCAACCGCATGGCCGACGACCTGGAGGCCGTCGACCGGCACCGCAAGGAGCTGGTCGCCAACGTCTCCCACGAGCTGCGCACCCCCATCGCGGCGCTCCGGGCCGTCCTGGAGAACGTCGTGGACGGGGTGTCGGCCGCCGACCCGGAGACGATGCGCACCGCGCTCGCGCAGACCGAGCGCCTCGGCCGCCTCGTGGAGACCCTGCTCGATCTGTCGCGGCTGGACAACGGTGTCGTCCCGCTGCGCTCCCGCCGCTTCGAGGTGTGGCCGTACCTGTCGGGCGTGATCAAGGAGGCGAGCCTCGCCGCGTCGCAGCGCGCCGTCGGCTCGGGTGCGCGGGCCCACGCGCGCACGGACGTGCACCTGCACCTGGACGTCTCGCCGTCCGACCTGACCGCGCACGCCGACGTGGAGCGGCTGCACCAGGTCGTGGCGAACCTGGTGGACAACGCGGTGAAGCACTCGCCGCCGCACGGCCGGGTCACGGTGCGGGCCCGGCGCGGGCCGTCCCCGGAGTCACTGCGGCTGGAGGTGGAGGACGAGGGCCCCGGCATCCCCGAGTCGGAGCGGCACAAGGTCTTCGAGCGGTTCAACCGGGGCAGCGTCCCGTCGCCGCACGGGCCGGGCAGCGACGGCGGCACGGGCCTGGGCCTCGCCATCGCCCGCTGGTGCGTCGATCTGCACGGTGGCCGTATAGGTGTGGCCGAATCCGTACGGGGCTGCCGCATCCTCGTCACCCTTCCGGGGACTCCCCAGCAGCGCGGTTGA
- a CDS encoding spermidine synthase — translation MPVTLDRREGPYGEVVLRRRDDHFEIIANGTFLMDTSDGRSERLLVDAALQALRASRPARAADAPARPGALARAADAPDRPSVLIGGLGVGFSLAHAAADPAWGRIVVVEREQAIIDWHREGPLAALSASALADPRTVLVHADLVAHLHDPRVPDTYDALCLDIDNGPDWTVTEGNDGLYAPSGLAACARRLNPGGVLAVWSARPSRDFEASLRNAGFHGVRTEEIPVARGVPDVVHLAVRPA, via the coding sequence ATGCCCGTGACGCTGGACCGACGTGAAGGCCCGTACGGTGAAGTCGTGCTGCGGCGGCGCGACGACCACTTCGAGATCATCGCCAACGGCACCTTCCTGATGGACACCTCCGACGGCCGCTCCGAGCGGCTCCTCGTCGACGCCGCCCTCCAGGCCCTGCGCGCCTCCCGGCCCGCCCGCGCCGCGGACGCCCCCGCCCGGCCCGGCGCCCTCGCCCGCGCCGCGGACGCCCCCGACCGGCCCTCCGTCCTCATCGGCGGGCTCGGCGTGGGCTTCTCCCTCGCCCACGCCGCAGCCGACCCCGCCTGGGGCCGCATCGTCGTCGTCGAACGGGAGCAGGCCATCATCGACTGGCACCGCGAGGGCCCCCTCGCCGCGCTCTCCGCCTCCGCCCTCGCCGACCCGCGGACGGTGCTCGTCCACGCCGACCTGGTCGCCCACCTCCACGACCCGCGCGTCCCCGACACGTACGACGCGCTCTGCCTCGACATCGACAACGGCCCCGACTGGACGGTGACGGAGGGCAACGACGGCCTGTACGCGCCCTCCGGCCTGGCCGCCTGCGCGCGCCGCCTCAACCCCGGCGGCGTACTGGCCGTCTGGTCCGCGCGACCCTCCCGGGATTTCGAAGCGTCCTTGCGAAATGCCGGTTTCCACGGGGTACGGACGGAAGAGATCCCGGTTGCCCGAGGCGTACCCGACGTGGTGCACCTCGCCGTTCGACCCGCGTAG
- a CDS encoding GNAT family N-acetyltransferase has protein sequence MHDADITAAWVRGWAVSRGTPPPAEEPWGYRIEVGRDVLRHVLPEPDEPTVRFLCESVTRPYSWLKVLAEPEEVADWITPGWAIPDDPGFMMTARLAPGGPGAPAPAPPAGYAVHRELHEGVHLVRVLAGDGSLAARGQVAPTGRTAVFDQVETYEAHRRRGLGSTVMRLLHAAAADAGATTGVLAATVEGRALYTSLGWRCHGPLTGVVRDGGATAP, from the coding sequence GTGCACGATGCAGATATTACAGCCGCCTGGGTCCGGGGCTGGGCCGTCTCCCGCGGCACCCCGCCGCCCGCCGAGGAGCCCTGGGGGTACCGCATCGAGGTGGGGCGCGACGTCCTGCGGCACGTCCTGCCCGAGCCCGACGAGCCGACCGTCCGCTTCCTCTGCGAGTCCGTGACGCGGCCGTACTCCTGGCTGAAAGTGCTCGCGGAGCCGGAGGAGGTGGCCGACTGGATCACCCCCGGCTGGGCCATCCCGGACGATCCGGGCTTCATGATGACCGCCCGCCTCGCGCCTGGCGGTCCCGGCGCACCCGCGCCCGCGCCGCCCGCCGGGTACGCGGTGCACCGCGAGCTCCACGAGGGCGTCCACCTGGTGCGCGTCCTCGCCGGGGACGGCTCCCTCGCCGCGCGCGGCCAGGTCGCCCCCACGGGCCGCACGGCCGTGTTCGACCAGGTCGAGACGTACGAGGCGCACCGGCGGCGCGGCCTCGGCAGCACCGTCATGCGCCTCCTCCACGCGGCGGCGGCCGATGCCGGGGCCACCACCGGCGTCCTGGCCGCCACCGTCGAGGGCCGCGCCCTGTACACCTCCCTGGGGTGGCGCTGCCACGGTCCGCTCACCGGGGTCGTGCGCGACGGCGGCGCCACCGCCCCGTAG
- a CDS encoding YfbM family protein: MSMIGEYARLTPDEFARALRDPEWAEERVDELVEAELGSGGDGEPRCLDVDKAWEALDFLLTRAGFPVDVVFGDDAIPGAEEWGYTAPRFLAPERVREAAEALLAMPAERLVAGFGPRDLAREGVYPVIAWEREESLEYVTAHYEALVPFFAAAARDGDAVLMWLD, translated from the coding sequence ATGAGCATGATCGGAGAGTACGCACGACTGACCCCCGACGAGTTCGCCCGCGCGCTGCGCGACCCCGAGTGGGCCGAGGAGCGGGTGGACGAGCTGGTCGAGGCCGAGCTGGGGAGCGGCGGGGACGGCGAGCCCCGCTGCCTCGACGTCGACAAGGCGTGGGAGGCGCTGGACTTCCTGCTGACCCGCGCCGGCTTCCCCGTCGACGTCGTCTTCGGCGACGACGCGATACCGGGCGCCGAGGAGTGGGGCTACACCGCGCCGCGCTTCCTGGCCCCCGAGCGCGTGCGGGAGGCGGCCGAGGCCCTGCTGGCCATGCCCGCCGAGCGGCTGGTGGCCGGATTCGGGCCGCGCGACCTGGCACGCGAGGGGGTGTACCCGGTGATCGCCTGGGAGCGGGAGGAGTCCCTGGAGTACGTGACGGCCCACTACGAGGCGCTGGTGCCGTTCTTCGCGGCGGCCGCCCGCGACGGGGACGCCGTCCTCATGTGGCTCGACTAG